In the Ilumatobacteraceae bacterium genome, one interval contains:
- a CDS encoding aldo/keto reductase, with protein MTSIHDTTTFRLAGGHEIRRLGYGAMQLTGDGVWGEPADPVTAKQVLRDAVELGVNFFDTADSYGPEVSERLIGEALSPYADDVVIATKAGLVRPGPGQWEPNGSPEHIHTSCDRSLARLQLDRIPLYQLHRIDPDVPVAESIGAMLELREAGKIDQIGVSEVTVDELHQVRELCDVASVQNRFNIADQDDWNDVVDACAADGIAFIPWFPLGSGDLGSTGKALDAVASAHETDRYAVALAWLLHRAPNIVPIPGTKSPDHLRSNVSAAHLVDEITDEEWSTLDSAAV; from the coding sequence GCCACGAGATCCGCCGGCTCGGCTACGGCGCCATGCAGTTGACCGGCGATGGCGTCTGGGGCGAGCCCGCCGATCCGGTGACCGCCAAGCAGGTGTTGCGCGACGCCGTCGAGTTGGGTGTGAACTTCTTCGACACCGCCGACTCGTACGGGCCGGAGGTCAGCGAGCGGCTGATCGGCGAGGCGCTCTCGCCGTATGCCGACGACGTCGTGATCGCGACGAAGGCGGGTCTGGTTCGACCCGGCCCGGGACAGTGGGAACCGAATGGCTCGCCCGAACACATCCACACCTCGTGCGACCGGAGTCTGGCGAGGCTCCAACTCGACCGGATCCCGCTGTATCAACTCCATCGCATCGACCCCGACGTCCCGGTCGCCGAGTCGATCGGCGCGATGCTGGAGCTGCGCGAGGCGGGCAAGATCGATCAGATCGGTGTGTCGGAGGTGACCGTCGACGAACTGCACCAGGTGCGCGAACTGTGTGACGTCGCATCGGTGCAGAACCGGTTCAACATCGCGGACCAGGACGACTGGAACGACGTGGTGGACGCCTGCGCTGCCGACGGCATCGCGTTCATCCCCTGGTTCCCGTTGGGTTCGGGCGACCTCGGATCGACCGGGAAGGCGCTCGACGCTGTCGCTTCCGCGCACGAGACCGACCGGTACGCGGTCGCGCTGGCCTGGCTCCTGCATCGGGCGCCGAACATCGTGCCGATCCCCGGGACGAAGTCGCCCGATCACCTGCGGAGCAATGTGTCGGCCGCCCACCTCGTCGACGAGATCACCGACGAGGAGTGGTCGACGCTCGACTCGGCCGCCGTCTGA
- a CDS encoding PKD domain-containing protein has protein sequence MSGQRIGGYLGSGVAIALALTLTSLVALPASTASAVDPTLMPVIANYQMNESSGAAKMDDSGPNDLDGSIGSLVSTGVGTGGATGYRFNAVSPTQIPADTERLVTVPDNDALDFGTSDFAVEFRYRSTVSWGNIVQKGQNTTVGGYFKFEQPNGYMTCLIKDVDGDTLGASAPHEPQFKTNDGDWHTIRCEKTQNRVRLFVDGVRAAQTTKSDPNDFVQSVSNTKVLSIGGKYSCDQIEVSCDYFNGNIDYVKIEKAGGSGPANEPPNGSFTSTCDQLDCDFDSSSSSDPDGTIVARSWSFGDGTTGNGTTPSHTYTTGGTYTVTLTVTDDDGAVDATSGSVTLNFAPDADFTAACDKTTCAFDSGASSDADGVITSRSWDFGDGTTGNGTAPSHTYTTGGTYTVTLTVTDDDGATSTAEQTIAPLSNTGPDATFVSSCGLLLCVFDSGASSDADGVITSRSWDFGDGTTGNGATPSHTYTTGGTYTVTLTVTDDDGATSTAEQTIVVDDAASSPPTALPSALTAVTPFRLFDTRPDEAAPGPKGVIAEGTQIDVAVAGVGSVPADITAVAINLTVVAVDAPSYITAWPTGDPRPTELSSLNVIEPGAVRANLAIVPVGDEGMISLYSLREAHLIGDVVGYFTASGATSSGRIVTQTPTRLLDTRPGSDPGPKGRIPAGGELEVTIADTSAIPAGAGAVLVNVTITEPSAPAFLTVWPDGPRPTASSVNASGVGETSANMVIVPIGADGKVRVFSNASTHVVIDLLGYATGPSAPAITTGLFVPIDPSRIFDTRPSEPAPGPKGVIADDSTITVQIADVGGIPADASGVVLNATYISTAPGYVTLWATGLARPGTSNVNAPIGGDVRANGVIVDIGEQGRIDAYALTGAHLLADAFGYLTN, from the coding sequence ATGAGCGGACAACGAATTGGTGGGTACCTCGGCAGCGGGGTCGCGATCGCACTCGCACTCACGTTGACCTCCTTGGTTGCGCTGCCGGCGTCGACGGCCAGCGCCGTGGATCCGACCCTCATGCCGGTGATCGCGAACTACCAGATGAACGAGTCGTCGGGCGCCGCGAAGATGGACGATTCAGGCCCGAACGACCTCGACGGGTCGATCGGTTCCCTGGTCAGCACGGGGGTCGGAACGGGGGGCGCCACCGGCTACCGCTTCAATGCAGTGTCGCCGACCCAGATCCCGGCCGACACGGAACGGTTGGTGACCGTTCCCGACAACGACGCGCTCGACTTCGGAACCTCCGACTTCGCTGTCGAGTTCAGGTACCGCAGCACGGTCAGCTGGGGAAACATCGTCCAGAAGGGGCAGAACACGACGGTCGGCGGATACTTCAAGTTCGAGCAGCCGAACGGGTACATGACGTGCCTCATCAAAGATGTCGACGGCGACACGCTCGGCGCCAGCGCCCCGCACGAGCCTCAGTTCAAGACGAACGACGGCGACTGGCACACGATCCGATGCGAGAAGACCCAGAACCGGGTTCGGCTCTTCGTCGATGGTGTGCGGGCAGCGCAGACCACCAAATCCGATCCGAACGATTTCGTCCAGTCGGTGTCGAACACCAAGGTGTTGTCGATCGGAGGGAAGTACTCGTGCGACCAGATCGAGGTTTCCTGCGACTACTTCAACGGCAACATCGACTACGTGAAGATCGAGAAGGCAGGGGGTTCCGGGCCGGCGAACGAACCGCCGAACGGCTCGTTCACGTCCACCTGTGACCAGCTCGACTGCGACTTCGACTCGAGCTCGTCGAGCGACCCGGATGGAACGATCGTGGCACGGAGCTGGAGCTTCGGCGACGGCACCACCGGCAACGGCACTACCCCCAGCCACACCTACACAACCGGCGGCACCTACACCGTCACCCTCACCGTCACCGACGACGACGGCGCCGTCGACGCCACCTCCGGGTCGGTCACGCTCAATTTCGCTCCCGACGCCGACTTCACCGCGGCGTGTGACAAGACCACCTGCGCGTTCGACAGCGGGGCATCGTCGGATGCCGACGGTGTCATCACCTCGCGGTCATGGGACTTCGGCGACGGCACCACCGGCAACGGCACCGCCCCCAGCCACACCTACACAACCGGCGGAACCTACACCGTCACCCTCACCGTCACCGACGACGACGGCGCCACCTCGACGGCGGAACAGACGATCGCTCCGCTCTCCAACACGGGACCGGACGCGACGTTCGTCTCGTCGTGCGGGCTCCTCCTCTGTGTGTTCGACAGCGGGGCGTCGTCGGACGCCGACGGTGTCATCACCTCGCGGTCATGGGACTTCGGCGACGGCACAACCGGCAACGGCGCCACCCCCAGCCACACCTACACAACCGGCGGAACCTACACCGTCACCCTCACCGTCACCGACGACGACGGCGCCACCTCGACGGCGGAACAGACGATCGTCGTGGACGATGCCGCGAGCTCTCCGCCGACGGCACTGCCGTCGGCACTGACCGCCGTGACGCCATTCCGGCTGTTCGACACCCGACCCGACGAAGCGGCGCCCGGGCCCAAGGGCGTCATCGCCGAGGGCACGCAGATCGACGTCGCGGTGGCGGGTGTCGGATCGGTTCCGGCGGACATCACCGCCGTGGCGATCAATCTGACCGTGGTCGCCGTCGACGCACCGAGCTACATCACGGCATGGCCGACCGGAGATCCCCGTCCGACCGAACTCTCCAGCCTCAACGTGATCGAACCCGGCGCCGTCCGGGCGAACCTGGCGATCGTCCCCGTGGGCGACGAGGGCATGATCAGTCTGTACAGCCTCCGCGAGGCCCACCTGATCGGCGACGTCGTCGGCTACTTCACGGCGTCCGGCGCCACCAGCTCCGGTCGTATCGTCACCCAGACGCCGACACGATTGCTCGACACCCGGCCCGGCTCCGACCCGGGACCGAAGGGTCGCATTCCGGCCGGTGGCGAACTCGAGGTCACCATCGCCGACACCTCGGCCATCCCCGCTGGAGCCGGCGCCGTTCTCGTCAATGTGACGATCACCGAACCGTCCGCGCCGGCGTTCTTGACCGTGTGGCCCGACGGGCCTCGACCAACCGCCAGCTCCGTCAACGCGAGCGGCGTCGGCGAGACGAGCGCCAACATGGTCATCGTCCCCATCGGCGCCGACGGCAAGGTCCGCGTGTTCTCGAACGCGTCGACCCACGTGGTGATCGACCTGCTCGGCTACGCCACCGGGCCGTCCGCCCCGGCGATCACCACCGGTCTCTTCGTGCCGATCGACCCAAGCCGGATCTTCGACACCCGTCCCAGCGAGCCTGCTCCGGGACCCAAGGGGGTGATCGCCGACGACTCGACCATCACCGTCCAGATCGCCGACGTCGGCGGGATCCCTGCCGACGCGAGCGGCGTCGTGCTCAACGCGACGTACATCAGCACGGCGCCCGGCTATGTCACGCTGTGGGCCACCGGACTCGCTCGGCCGGGCACGTCCAACGTCAACGCCCCGATCGGCGGCGACGTCCGGGCCAACGGCGTGATCGTGGACATCGGTGAGCAGGGGCGCATCGATGCCTATGCACTCACCGGCGCCCACCTCCTCGCCGATGCGTTCGGCTATCTCACGAACTGA
- a CDS encoding PKD domain-containing protein: MTHMHLARPQRSRAAILSVACLTMVGAITLSTAPVARAAIQTVASYQMNEGAGAAVMRDSGPFGLDGRIGGDIVTATSHQGSTGYRWPYAAPDTSPLRPQRLAVVEDHPHLDPGSDDFAVEIRYRTDRRFGNIVQKGQSQTSGGYWKLEHDDGIPTCLFRRTLQDEAAVSGPTSLADGDWHTLRCVRSSDAVTMYVDGQVVDRRRTSVGSISNDFDVTIGGKVECNQQSVGCDYFSGDIDYVRIDKDVGEAPNQAPTADFTVECSELTCSLDSAPSFDTDGVIAETRWTFDASEATASGARVEHAFDLAGEHRVTLAVTDDDGATTERERLVVVEHGDTADPLVASKFIAVSPTRLFDTRPGMSPDEYQGVVRGGTSLRVQVAGHAGVPASGVTAVAINLAAIGIEAPSYVAATPTESTAATTSSLNVVVPGDVRANLVIVPVDADGTISLFSLRDAHLLGDVAGYFRPQDTPSDDGRIITQRPRRLFDTRVDSAPGAPRRVPAGGSVTAQVLGRAGIPDVGVAAVVMNVTATAAAGPGYVTVWPDGRRPLASSLNINGTYDTVANQVIVPVGSDGRVRFASSTEVDLVADVLGWVTDGNAETATAGLFVPLEPSRVFDTRPDEPAAGPKGIVESDRTITPRVAGVSGIPSDAGGVVLNVTLIGSGPGFATLWPAGSSRPTTSSVNVDRDGDVRPNGAIVRVGDDQRVGVYVLTTAHVVADAVGYLLP; the protein is encoded by the coding sequence ATGACACACATGCATCTCGCTCGCCCCCAACGGTCTCGTGCTGCGATCCTCTCCGTCGCGTGTCTGACGATGGTCGGCGCCATCACGCTCTCGACGGCACCCGTCGCACGAGCAGCGATCCAGACGGTCGCCTCGTACCAGATGAACGAGGGCGCGGGCGCAGCCGTCATGCGCGACTCGGGACCCTTCGGTCTCGATGGCCGAATCGGCGGCGACATCGTGACCGCGACGTCGCACCAGGGCTCGACCGGGTACCGGTGGCCGTACGCTGCGCCCGACACCTCCCCCCTCCGACCACAGCGGTTGGCTGTCGTCGAGGATCATCCCCACCTCGATCCGGGCTCGGACGACTTCGCCGTCGAGATCCGCTACCGAACCGATCGCCGGTTCGGCAACATCGTGCAGAAGGGGCAGAGCCAGACGTCGGGCGGATACTGGAAGCTCGAGCACGACGACGGCATCCCGACCTGTCTGTTCCGTCGCACCTTGCAAGACGAAGCTGCCGTCAGCGGCCCGACCTCGCTCGCCGACGGCGATTGGCACACCCTTCGATGCGTGCGCTCCAGCGATGCCGTCACAATGTACGTCGACGGACAGGTGGTCGATCGCCGGCGCACTTCGGTCGGCTCGATCTCGAACGACTTCGACGTCACGATCGGGGGCAAGGTCGAGTGCAACCAGCAGTCCGTCGGCTGCGACTACTTCTCCGGCGACATCGACTACGTCCGGATCGACAAGGACGTCGGCGAGGCACCGAACCAGGCTCCCACGGCGGACTTCACCGTCGAGTGTTCCGAACTGACGTGTTCACTCGACAGCGCACCCTCGTTCGACACCGACGGCGTCATCGCCGAGACGCGCTGGACGTTCGACGCATCGGAGGCGACGGCATCGGGAGCCCGGGTCGAGCACGCGTTCGATCTCGCCGGCGAGCACCGGGTGACGCTCGCAGTCACCGACGACGACGGAGCGACGACCGAGCGCGAACGCCTCGTCGTCGTCGAGCACGGCGACACCGCCGATCCCCTCGTCGCATCGAAGTTCATCGCCGTGTCGCCGACGCGATTGTTCGACACCCGGCCAGGAATGTCACCCGACGAGTACCAGGGCGTCGTCCGCGGTGGCACCTCGCTTCGAGTGCAGGTCGCCGGGCACGCCGGCGTCCCTGCGTCGGGGGTGACCGCCGTTGCGATCAATCTCGCCGCGATCGGTATCGAGGCGCCCAGCTACGTCGCAGCCACGCCCACCGAATCCACCGCAGCGACCACATCGAGCCTCAACGTCGTCGTGCCCGGAGACGTGCGCGCCAATCTCGTCATCGTTCCCGTCGATGCGGACGGCACGATCTCACTCTTCAGCTTGCGCGACGCTCATCTCCTCGGTGACGTCGCGGGCTACTTCCGACCTCAGGACACCCCGTCCGACGATGGCCGAATCATCACGCAGCGCCCGCGTCGGCTCTTCGACACGCGCGTGGACTCCGCTCCGGGCGCGCCACGGCGCGTTCCGGCCGGTGGTTCCGTGACCGCCCAAGTGCTCGGACGTGCCGGAATACCCGATGTCGGGGTCGCCGCGGTCGTGATGAACGTCACCGCCACGGCAGCAGCCGGACCGGGCTACGTCACGGTGTGGCCCGACGGCCGACGGCCGTTGGCCAGCAGCCTGAACATCAACGGGACTTACGACACGGTCGCGAACCAGGTCATCGTCCCCGTGGGCTCGGACGGTCGGGTCCGTTTCGCCTCCTCGACGGAGGTGGACCTGGTCGCCGACGTGTTGGGTTGGGTCACCGACGGCAACGCCGAGACGGCAACCGCCGGATTGTTCGTTCCTCTCGAACCGAGTCGTGTCTTCGACACCCGGCCGGACGAACCGGCAGCCGGCCCCAAGGGGATCGTCGAGAGCGACAGGACGATCACCCCACGAGTCGCAGGCGTCTCCGGGATCCCCTCCGACGCCGGTGGTGTCGTGCTCAATGTGACCCTGATCGGAAGTGGACCCGGCTTCGCGACGTTGTGGCCGGCTGGGTCGTCTCGTCCGACGACCTCCAGCGTCAACGTCGACCGGGACGGCGACGTGAGACCGAACGGTGCCATCGTCCGCGTGGGCGACGACCAGCGCGTCGGCGTGTACGTGCTGACCACCGCTCACGTCGTGGCGGATGCGGTCGGGTACCTCCTGCCCTGA
- a CDS encoding PKD domain-containing protein — protein sequence MGANGSGQLGDGTNNDRRSAEVIDLSGVTDLHGGREHVITLLADGTVATWGRNNQGQIGDGTRTDRSSPRVVSGLSGIVAVETGHYHSLALDDDGRIWSWGYNAFGQLGDGTTTRRRTPVRVQGIDDAVAIAAGRDMSYAIRSNGTLWAWGLNGDGQLGDGTTSTRTTPVRVGNLTDVVEVAGGRDHGLAVRANGEVWTWGWNRFAQLGDGTTTDRTSPVRVTGISAATSVIAGAHHSYALLQNGQVWSWGRNYRAQLGDGTTAQRSRPVRVGGVSNAVEIGSGRDHGLAVLADGTVRAWGNNQAGQLGDGTLTRRPNSIAVPGLDDVEVVGGGADYSVALVSSGGTPPPNQPPDAAISANCAGLSCSFTSAGSSDSDGSIVARSWLFGDGASGTGVAPDHDYGASGSYLVTVTVTDDDGATDSASTTVSVSIPTGSAPAFRSAASSNANTTSADVTVPGSVASGDLLLLFVTTNTVTSASTPAGWTLLGSQADGSMMSRLYSRIAGPGVAGSMVAVDLGTRTKTDMSLVSYQDAVVADWAVRGEPGNTASHTTPSIGVAAPDSLVVSHWVDKTSDPTSWSLPVSVVGRVDSVGSGGGRINSITGDSAVATGTWPGATAVAVNPASKAVMWSVVVSPT from the coding sequence ATGGGAGCGAACGGAAGCGGCCAACTCGGCGACGGTACGAACAACGATCGTCGTTCGGCCGAGGTCATCGACCTCTCCGGTGTCACCGATCTCCACGGCGGTCGCGAGCACGTGATCACGCTGCTCGCCGACGGAACCGTGGCGACGTGGGGCCGGAACAACCAGGGGCAGATCGGCGACGGGACGCGCACCGACCGATCGAGCCCGAGGGTGGTCTCGGGCCTCTCGGGGATCGTGGCGGTGGAGACGGGCCATTACCACTCGCTCGCACTCGACGACGACGGCCGGATCTGGTCGTGGGGCTACAACGCATTCGGCCAACTCGGTGACGGGACCACGACCCGGCGTCGGACACCGGTACGGGTGCAGGGCATCGACGACGCGGTCGCGATCGCCGCCGGACGCGACATGAGCTACGCCATCCGCAGCAACGGCACGTTGTGGGCGTGGGGGCTCAACGGCGACGGTCAGCTCGGAGACGGAACCACCTCCACCCGGACCACGCCCGTGCGTGTGGGCAACCTGACCGACGTGGTCGAGGTCGCCGGTGGTCGCGACCACGGACTCGCCGTCCGTGCGAACGGTGAGGTCTGGACGTGGGGTTGGAACCGTTTCGCTCAGCTCGGTGACGGCACGACCACCGATCGCACGAGCCCGGTCCGGGTGACGGGTATCTCGGCGGCGACCAGCGTGATCGCGGGAGCACATCACTCCTACGCTCTGCTCCAGAACGGCCAGGTGTGGTCGTGGGGGCGCAACTATCGCGCCCAGTTGGGTGACGGGACGACGGCCCAGCGCAGCCGCCCGGTGCGCGTGGGCGGCGTCTCGAACGCGGTAGAGATCGGCAGCGGGCGAGATCACGGTCTCGCCGTACTGGCCGACGGCACGGTTCGAGCGTGGGGCAACAACCAGGCAGGACAGCTCGGCGACGGCACCCTGACACGTCGCCCCAACTCGATCGCGGTGCCGGGGCTCGACGATGTCGAGGTCGTCGGTGGAGGCGCCGACTATTCCGTTGCGTTGGTGTCGAGTGGTGGAACGCCGCCACCGAACCAGCCGCCCGACGCGGCGATCTCGGCGAACTGCGCCGGGCTGTCGTGCAGTTTCACGAGTGCCGGCAGCAGTGATTCCGACGGGTCGATCGTCGCCCGTTCCTGGTTGTTCGGTGACGGCGCGTCCGGCACGGGGGTCGCTCCCGATCACGATTACGGCGCCTCGGGGTCGTACCTCGTGACGGTGACGGTCACCGACGACGACGGTGCGACCGATTCGGCGTCGACCACGGTGTCGGTGTCCATCCCGACCGGCTCGGCGCCCGCGTTCCGCTCGGCAGCCTCGTCGAATGCGAACACGACCTCCGCCGACGTCACCGTTCCGGGATCGGTCGCGTCGGGCGACCTGCTGCTGCTGTTCGTGACGACGAACACGGTCACATCGGCCTCGACCCCGGCCGGCTGGACGCTGCTCGGCTCCCAGGCCGACGGGTCCATGATGTCACGCCTCTACTCGCGGATCGCCGGGCCCGGGGTCGCAGGCTCGATGGTCGCGGTCGACCTCGGCACGCGGACGAAGACCGACATGAGCCTGGTGTCGTATCAAGACGCGGTCGTGGCCGACTGGGCGGTGCGGGGCGAACCGGGCAACACGGCGTCGCACACGACGCCGTCGATCGGCGTCGCCGCCCCCGATTCGTTGGTCGTGAGCCACTGGGTCGACAAGACGAGCGACCCCACGTCGTGGTCGCTGCCCGTCTCGGTCGTCGGGCGCGTCGACAGCGTCGGATCCGGCGGCGGCCGGATCAACTCGATCACCGGCGACTCCGCCGTCGCGACCGGGACATGGCCGGGTGCGACCGCGGTCGCGGTCAACCCGGCGAGCAAGGCCGTCATGTGGTCGGTGGTGGTGTCGCCGACCTGA
- a CDS encoding sulfite exporter TauE/SafE family protein, which yields MTVLTAIVALVLVYVSFTISASAGLGGSLLMVPTLALFLGSKEGVALAALLLASNNVMKIYAYRRTLPFRAAALIVVLIVVGAAIGSTLLVNAPDWAVTIGIVVMFIGSVIAERFRLERLRTGFAPFLAFVSGASSGFSGTSGPLKGVAIRNLDLDRRHFVGAASLASFAGDATKTAIFADAELLGRTSVLTAVAAVPLMALGTWTGSSINAKAGERTFAALFWTVMAGYSVRLFILLA from the coding sequence ATGACCGTCCTGACCGCGATCGTCGCGCTCGTCCTCGTCTACGTGTCGTTCACGATCTCCGCGTCGGCGGGGCTCGGCGGCTCGTTGCTGATGGTGCCGACGCTGGCGCTGTTCCTCGGCTCGAAGGAGGGCGTCGCGCTCGCTGCGCTGCTGCTGGCCAGCAACAACGTGATGAAGATCTACGCGTACCGGCGCACCCTGCCGTTCCGGGCGGCTGCGCTGATCGTGGTGCTCATCGTCGTCGGCGCGGCGATCGGCTCGACCCTGCTCGTCAACGCACCGGACTGGGCCGTGACGATCGGCATCGTGGTGATGTTCATCGGGTCGGTGATCGCGGAACGATTCCGGCTCGAGCGGCTCCGAACCGGGTTCGCTCCGTTCCTCGCGTTCGTGTCAGGAGCGTCGAGCGGCTTCTCCGGCACGTCGGGGCCGCTCAAGGGTGTGGCGATCCGGAACCTCGACCTCGACCGCCGTCACTTCGTCGGAGCGGCGTCGCTCGCCTCGTTCGCCGGCGATGCCACCAAGACGGCGATCTTCGCCGACGCCGAGCTGCTGGGACGGACCTCGGTGCTGACCGCCGTCGCCGCGGTGCCGCTGATGGCGCTCGGCACGTGGACCGGTTCGTCGATCAACGCGAAAGCGGGGGAGCGGACGTTCGCCGCCCTGTTCTGGACCGTGATGGCCGGCTACAGCGTGCGGCTGTTCATCCTGCTGGCGTGA
- a CDS encoding thioesterase family protein, producing MHVPDITDIEFRELLALEPHGPDTFVGIATRYPWGGRLFGGQVVSQALKAAALTVEADRPAHSLHSYFIRPGSHGEPVRYEVERLRDGRSFSTRQVVARQSAGAILNLSVSFQVGEDEADVQLCDVPDDAPAPDDPTLEDGSWGALIGRKSVQLADGGIGHWIRLDAELDDDPVDRVCGLTFVSDAAPSRAARSPHPDFTGTTADRKIFQGASLDHSMWFHRPADPGEWHWFETRSHGLSGGRGLVTGDIISRSGVQVATFAQQVLLRKFRRSD from the coding sequence GTGCACGTCCCCGACATCACCGACATCGAGTTCCGCGAGCTGCTCGCCCTCGAGCCACATGGTCCCGACACGTTCGTCGGCATCGCGACCCGCTACCCCTGGGGTGGTCGGCTGTTCGGGGGCCAGGTCGTCTCACAGGCGCTGAAGGCGGCAGCGCTCACCGTCGAAGCGGATCGGCCGGCACACTCGCTGCACTCGTACTTCATCCGGCCCGGCTCGCACGGCGAGCCGGTCAGGTACGAGGTCGAGCGGCTCCGCGACGGCCGGTCGTTCAGCACCCGCCAGGTGGTCGCCCGGCAATCGGCCGGCGCGATCCTGAACCTGTCGGTGTCGTTCCAGGTGGGCGAGGACGAAGCCGACGTGCAGCTGTGCGACGTGCCCGACGACGCTCCGGCTCCCGACGACCCGACGCTCGAGGACGGGTCGTGGGGCGCCCTGATCGGACGGAAGTCGGTGCAACTTGCCGACGGCGGCATCGGCCACTGGATCCGTCTCGACGCCGAGCTCGACGACGACCCGGTCGATCGCGTGTGCGGGCTGACGTTCGTGTCGGATGCGGCGCCGTCGCGGGCGGCCAGGTCACCGCATCCCGACTTCACCGGCACGACGGCCGACCGGAAGATCTTCCAGGGCGCGAGCCTCGACCACTCGATGTGGTTCCATCGACCGGCGGATCCCGGCGAGTGGCATTGGTTCGAGACCCGCTCGCACGGGCTGTCGGGCGGGCGCGGTCTCGTGACCGGCGACATCATCAGCCGGTCCGGCGTTCAGGTCGCGACGTTCGCCCAGCAGGTGCTGCTCCGCAAGTTCCGCCGGTCCGACTGA
- a CDS encoding LLM class flavin-dependent oxidoreductase, translating into MAVSPLTRDIGKAGRMRHALTIPPYGDLADPAALVEVAVAAERSGWDAVFLWDHVLRRPDDPQETADPWVAMAAIAVATERIRIGPMVTPITRRRPIKLARETTTLDHLSRGRLTLGLGLGVDTTRELSAFGEVVDARERGERLDEGVELLCAFWSGDEVDFHGEHFIADRVTVLPRPYQRPRIPLWFAARGGATKPVRRAARFDGLFPIEVDDDALSEMLRIVREERGSLDGFDVVVRPVDAAQYGRFADLGVTWAITGPDPGDPGVLELASTDPTVVFGVDR; encoded by the coding sequence GTGGCAGTCTCGCCGTTGACCCGCGACATCGGCAAGGCTGGGCGGATGCGACACGCGCTGACGATCCCGCCCTACGGAGATTTGGCCGACCCGGCCGCGTTGGTCGAGGTCGCGGTCGCCGCCGAGCGCTCCGGATGGGACGCCGTGTTCCTCTGGGACCACGTGCTGCGCCGTCCCGACGACCCGCAGGAGACCGCCGACCCGTGGGTGGCCATGGCGGCGATCGCCGTCGCGACCGAACGCATCCGGATCGGTCCGATGGTCACGCCGATCACCCGGCGTCGGCCGATCAAGCTGGCTCGTGAGACCACCACGCTCGACCACCTGTCCCGAGGGCGCCTGACGCTCGGGCTCGGGCTCGGCGTCGACACCACCCGTGAACTCAGCGCGTTCGGCGAGGTCGTCGATGCGCGTGAACGTGGCGAGCGCCTCGACGAGGGCGTCGAGTTGCTGTGCGCGTTCTGGTCGGGTGACGAGGTCGACTTCCACGGCGAGCACTTCATCGCCGATCGCGTGACCGTGCTGCCGAGGCCGTATCAACGCCCACGCATCCCCCTGTGGTTCGCTGCTCGTGGCGGGGCGACGAAGCCGGTGCGGCGTGCCGCGCGCTTCGACGGGCTCTTCCCGATCGAGGTCGACGACGACGCGCTCTCCGAGATGCTCCGGATCGTCCGGGAGGAGCGCGGCTCGCTCGACGGGTTCGATGTCGTCGTCCGCCCGGTCGACGCTGCGCAGTACGGGCGATTCGCGGACCTCGGGGTCACGTGGGCGATCACCGGGCCGGACCCCGGCGATCCGGGCGTGCTCGAACTGGCGTCGACCGACCCGACCGTCGTGTTCGGGGTCGACCGATGA
- a CDS encoding CDP-alcohol phosphatidyltransferase family protein — MNEAFAGDKKQGQSLLGPVERRFIDWAVPRIPGPIMSHHLTSVTLLWSAGTVLFGWLATGDRAWLHGVSVMVFGQWLTDSLDGTLGKYRKQGLVKWGFYMDHLLDFLFAGSIVIAYSFLVDAEWLEFLFLLLLLVTCATMAVSFLSFAATNQFQIAYYGIGPTEIRIGYIALNTLVVFAGTDIFSWGVPVVLALNVAAFVMMAAQTSSNLWRIDHDANVDGAPRP, encoded by the coding sequence ATGAACGAGGCCTTCGCCGGCGACAAGAAGCAGGGTCAGTCGTTGCTCGGACCGGTCGAGCGCCGGTTCATCGACTGGGCCGTCCCCAGGATCCCCGGCCCGATCATGAGCCACCACCTGACGTCCGTGACGCTCCTGTGGTCGGCGGGCACCGTGCTGTTCGGCTGGTTGGCCACCGGCGATCGTGCGTGGCTCCACGGCGTGTCGGTGATGGTGTTCGGGCAGTGGTTGACCGACTCGCTCGACGGCACGCTCGGCAAGTACCGCAAACAGGGCCTGGTCAAGTGGGGGTTCTACATGGACCACTTGCTCGACTTCCTCTTCGCCGGTTCGATCGTGATCGCCTACTCGTTCCTGGTCGACGCCGAGTGGCTCGAGTTCCTGTTCCTGCTCCTCCTGCTCGTGACGTGCGCGACGATGGCGGTCTCGTTCCTGTCGTTCGCGGCCACCAACCAGTTCCAGATCGCCTACTACGGCATCGGTCCGACGGAGATCCGGATCGGCTACATCGCGCTCAACACGCTCGTGGTCTTCGCCGGCACCGACATCTTCAGCTGGGGCGTGCCCGTGGTACTCGCCCTCAACGTGGCCGCGTTCGTGATGATGGCGGCGCAGACGAGCAGCAACCTCTGGCGGATCGACCACGACGCAAACGTCGACGGCGCGCCGCGGCCCTGA